Proteins from one Drosophila suzukii unplaced genomic scaffold, CBGP_Dsuzu_IsoJpt1.0 scf_13, whole genome shotgun sequence genomic window:
- the LOC139354672 gene encoding uncharacterized protein: MQVLCARVQMHNAKELTNSTYRLCAVRTASAFRTTQRSSLQAKFPYVNWCGSHRTKTEVKRSARMQSVDNWQAAWDNSSKGRWTLDARVNRKHGQVDFYLTQALSEHGCFRSFLKRFGHDTENGCPESGSGIVEDDQHVLFSCHRFGSDRQMLMKTTGARVRPATAAYAASVLRTLRRIENERREATA; this comes from the coding sequence ATGCAAGTGCTTTGCGCACGCGTACAGATGCATAACGCGAAGGAGCTAACGAACTCGACGTACCGCCTTTGTGCTGTCAGAACAGCGAGTGCCTTCCGGACGACGCAGCGCTCGTCATTGCAGGCCAAGTTCCCCTATGTGAACTGGTGCGGGAGCCACAGAACCAAGACCGAGGTGAAGAGGAGTgccaggatgcagagcgtcgacaactggcaggcagcctgggacaACTCCAGCAAGGGACGCTGGACGCTGGACGCAAGGGTAAATAGGAAGCACGGCCAGGTAGATTTCTACCTCACGCAGGCGCTGAGTGAACATGGTTGCTTTCGAAGCTTCCTTAAGCGCTTCGGACACGACACGGAGAACGGTTGTCCAGAGTCCGGCAGTGGGATTGTTGAGGACGATCAGCATGTCCTATTTTCATGTCACCGCTTCGGGTCTGATCGCCAAATGCTGATGAAGACCACCGGGGCAAGAGTTCGGCCAGCGACGGCAGCCTACGCAGCGAGTGTACTGCGAACGCTGCGTCGCATCGAGAATGAGAGGAGAGAAGCTACAGCCtag
- the LOC139354673 gene encoding uncharacterized protein isoform X1, giving the protein MVKWPTFVGRRGPLDRLYCDNATNFVGSSRLLQEMASDVRSTLGTYGVHHQVEFVFIPPRSPHFGGLWEAAVKSAKHLFLRAVVNALLKEDEVQTILVEVEAVLNSRPLVADSSNPNDGEAITPAHFLVGTTLAALPPGSAPPHPDDDLTHLQRWQLISAIKRRFWRDWSRDYIAGLQQRVKWTKESANLLPGTIVVIKEDNLPPQKWLLGRVTEVTHGSDGKVRVALVKTKQGVYKRSVHHLAPLPIN; this is encoded by the exons ATGGTAAAGTGGCCTAC ATTTGTTGGGCGGCGCGGCCCGCTCGATCGACTGTACTGCGACAATGCAACCAATTTTGTTGGTTCCTCACGGCTGCTTCAGGAGATGGCCTCCGATGTCCGCAGCACACTGGGAACGTACGGCGTCCATCACCAGGTTGAGTTCGTCTTCATTCCGCCCCGGTCGCCTCATTTCGGGGGCCTATGGGAGGCCGCCGTCAAGTCCGCCAAACACCTCTTTTTGAGGGCCGTCGTAAACGCCTTGCTGAAGGAGGACGAAGTCCAGACGATCCTGGTTGAAGTGGAAGCAGTGCTTAACTCGCGTCCGCTAGTAGCTGACAGCAGCAACCCTAACGACGGAGAGGCTATTACTCCAGCCCACTTTCTGGTAGGCACCACGCTCGCTGCTTTACCCCCAGGATCGGCACCTCCTCATCCGGACGACGACCTAACTCATCTACAACGCTGGCAGCTTATATCAGCCATCAAGCGACGGTTTTGGCGAGACTGGTCCCGTGACTACATAGCTGGGCTGCAGCAAAGAGTTAAGTGGACAAAGGAATCGGCCAACCTTCTACCAGGAACCATCGTCGTCATCAAAGAGGACAATTTACCGCCCCAGAAGTGGCTGCTCGGCAGAGTCACCGAAGTAACGCACGGATCGGATGGCAAGGTGCGCGTTGCTCTAGTAAAAACCAAGCAAGGCGTATACAAACGCTCAGTACATCATCTGGCACCTCTTCCCATTAATTGA
- the LOC139354673 gene encoding uncharacterized protein isoform X2 produces MASDVRSTLGTYGVHHQVEFVFIPPRSPHFGGLWEAAVKSAKHLFLRAVVNALLKEDEVQTILVEVEAVLNSRPLVADSSNPNDGEAITPAHFLVGTTLAALPPGSAPPHPDDDLTHLQRWQLISAIKRRFWRDWSRDYIAGLQQRVKWTKESANLLPGTIVVIKEDNLPPQKWLLGRVTEVTHGSDGKVRVALVKTKQGVYKRSVHHLAPLPIN; encoded by the coding sequence ATGGCCTCCGATGTCCGCAGCACACTGGGAACGTACGGCGTCCATCACCAGGTTGAGTTCGTCTTCATTCCGCCCCGGTCGCCTCATTTCGGGGGCCTATGGGAGGCCGCCGTCAAGTCCGCCAAACACCTCTTTTTGAGGGCCGTCGTAAACGCCTTGCTGAAGGAGGACGAAGTCCAGACGATCCTGGTTGAAGTGGAAGCAGTGCTTAACTCGCGTCCGCTAGTAGCTGACAGCAGCAACCCTAACGACGGAGAGGCTATTACTCCAGCCCACTTTCTGGTAGGCACCACGCTCGCTGCTTTACCCCCAGGATCGGCACCTCCTCATCCGGACGACGACCTAACTCATCTACAACGCTGGCAGCTTATATCAGCCATCAAGCGACGGTTTTGGCGAGACTGGTCCCGTGACTACATAGCTGGGCTGCAGCAAAGAGTTAAGTGGACAAAGGAATCGGCCAACCTTCTACCAGGAACCATCGTCGTCATCAAAGAGGACAATTTACCGCCCCAGAAGTGGCTGCTCGGCAGAGTCACCGAAGTAACGCACGGATCGGATGGCAAGGTGCGCGTTGCTCTAGTAAAAACCAAGCAAGGCGTATACAAACGCTCAGTACATCATCTGGCACCTCTTCCCATTAATTGA